The DNA window CTAGGTAAGATGCCATTCCACGCTACAGTGTCCTTGGCCTCCTAGACTCACAGTTTCGAAGTACCCGGAACCATCGTGGGCATTCTCATCCGTGGCCTGCCCCTTGCCATCAAATACAAAATCCCATTAAACCTCTGGTTTGGCTGCATGGTCGGACGCATTCTCCTCGGTAACTTCAATCCACGCCAGGTTCAATTCCTCTCTACACCAACGATAGATGCCTACACAGCCTGGATCAAGAAGCAGCGTGACCAGGGCCATCACAGTCGGCTCAACCTCGACATAGAGCCGCTTTCTGGCACTAACGCATCGATACTGTGGATTGGTAATCGCAAGAAAGCATCTAAATTCGTACTGTTCTTGCACGGCGGCGGATACGTCGCGCCCCCTCTGCCAGGTCACTTCACTTGGTGCTGGGAGGCATACGTCAACGGTGGACCTGGTGTAGAGACAGAAGTCGCTGTTGCGTTTTTGCAGTATACGCTGGCGCCAGGTGCGAAATATCCCGATCAGCTGCGTGAAGCTTCCGCTGCTCTAAATCATCTGCTTCGAAGCGGCGTGAATCCAGATGATCTGATAGTTGGCGGTGACTCGGCCGGAGGGAACTTGACAGCTCAGCTGGCTTaccacctcctccatcctcatccagcGGTTCCAGAAGTGAAGCTTAAAAGCCCATTAGCAGGCATGTTCTTGGTCTCTCCGTGGCTAAGTGACAGAACAGAT is part of the Fusarium fujikuroi IMI 58289 draft genome, chromosome FFUJ_chr07 genome and encodes:
- a CDS encoding related to triacylglycerol lipase 2; the protein is MKSTAIPGLSLAEKLGLAVKILLVPGTIVGILIRGLPLAIKYKIPLNLWFGCMVGRILLGNFNPRQVQFLSTPTIDAYTAWIKKQRDQGHHSRLNLDIEPLSGTNASILWIGNRKKASKFVLFLHGGGYVAPPLPGHFTWCWEAYVNGGPGVETEVAVAFLQYTLAPGAKYPDQLREASAALNHLLRSGVNPDDLIVGGDSAGGNLTAQLAYHLLHPHPAVPEVKLKSPLAGMFLVSPWLSDRTDKASFKQYGNVDMLSAGLLQKTSPHSFNIDDLKPNFNRAHPALAMDGDLSWLSDLPTITKALYVTVGGREVFCDAVVEFGKAAREKCRSIPVVFEVGERECHDFILIENQAEAVGDATERMRNWASGILVE